A single region of the Chionomys nivalis chromosome 23, mChiNiv1.1, whole genome shotgun sequence genome encodes:
- the LOC130865158 gene encoding U1 small nuclear ribonucleoprotein 70 kDa-like, translated as MSSAAEQWPGQCKALLYSNKSMAEMSSLRGQARSGFLLQSRGSAGSLEPVPPTLTPVIGYLGHLVTVTIKMAVLPDMTDYCVSMQKDRLPPGTTPIFSAWRKILNLEFASQVAVPATDKTCLSPKLLQQPSSDYGQQDTGAPTASSCLSQSNLLRTERPGPSPFPHRDRDRDRERERRERSRERDKERERRRSRSRDRRRRSRSRDKDERRRSRERSKDKDRDRKRRSSRSRERARRERERKEELRGGGGGGGGGGGGGGGGDMAEPSEAGDAAPDDGPPGELGPDGPDGPEEKGRDRDRERRRSHRSERERRRDRDRDRDREHKRGERGSERGRDEARGGGGGGQDNGLEGLGSDGRDMYMEAEGGDGYMAPENGYLMEAAPE; from the exons ATGAGCTCAGCAGCTGAACAGTGGCCTGGACAGTGCAAGGCCCTGCTGTACAGCAACAAGAGCATGGCGGAGATGtcatctctgagaggtcaagctCGTTCAGGGTTCCTCTTGCAAAGCagaggctctgctgggagcctggagcCTGTGCCTCCCACTCTAACTCCTGTCATTG GTTACCTTGGGCATTTGGTTACTGTGACGATAAAGATGGCAGTGCTCCCAGATATGACTGACTACTGTGTCTCAATGCAA AAGGACAGATTACCTCCTGGCACTACCCCTATTTTCTCAGCTTGGAGGAAAATCCTCAACCTGGAGTTTGCTTCACAAGTGGCAGTGCCGGCCACCGATAAAACCTGCCTTTCACCTAAACTGCTGCAGCAACCCTCTTCAGACTATGGACAACAGGACACTGGGGCACCAACTGCCTCAAGTTGCCTAAGTCAAAG TAACCTATTAAGAACTGAGAGGCCGGGCCCCTCTCCATTTCCACACAGGGACCGGGACCGGGACCGTGAGCGGGAGCGCAGAGAAAGAAGCCGAGAGCGAGACAAGGAGAGAGAACGGAGACGCTCCCGCTCTCGGGACCGGAGGAGGCGCTCCCGGAGTCGAGACAAGGATGAGCGGCGCAGATCCAGAGAGAGGAGCAAGGACAAGGACCGAGACAGAAAGCGCCGAAGTAGTCGGAGCCGAGAGCGAGCACGCAGGGAGCGGGAGCGAAAAGAGGAGCTTCgaggtggtggcggcggcggcggtggtggtggtggtggcggtggtggtggcgacATGGCTGAACCCTCTGAAGCTGGTGATGCCGCTCCTGATGATGGGCCTCCTGGAGAGCTTGGCCCCGATGGCCCTGATGGCCCAGAGGAGAAGGGCCGGGATCGAGACCGGGAGCGACGTAGGAGCCACCGAAGTGAGAGGGAACGTCGCCGGGACCGAGACCGTGATAGGGATCGAGAGCACAAACGGGGGGAGCGGGGCAGTGAGCGGGGCAGGGATGAGGCTCGGGGTGGGGGGGGCGGTGGTCAGGACAATGGGCTAGAAGGGCTAGGTAGTGATGGTCGAGACATGTACATGGAGGCAGAGGGTGGTGATGGGTACATGGCCCCGGAAAATGGATATCTGATGGAGGCAGCTCCCGAATGA